ccttgtgaaggaaaatcttcctcggaggaggcgatggtccgatcccgtatagaactttggtacaacaccgacgtccgtcaggcagaaccttttattgacgatgatgtggtctatttcattacggtaccctccaccgggtgactcccacgtccagcgtaaagaagagggcttctgaaattgcgagttcccatggatggtcttagtcgtcatgatgaactcggagagcctctctccctggtcattccattgtaggccgtgggtcccgatgtgaagttcctccggcgttcttcttgggccaaccttagcgttgaaatcgccaactatgaccttgtagaaggcatgatcttcttggtagaacttctccatatagaaagcttcgacttcttcttcttcgtagcttgatgttggagcgtaaacgacgaagatagtcaaagctggtattgggccacatcttctcatccgcagacgtccgattcgggtcgtaagttgttcaaaagagtcgatgttctttgccatactcgtgttgacgaggacgccaactccaccaacacctctactgtcgcatgttcctaagaacagttcttctccagtttcatatacggcgttgagagggtgacgtcgtttcgtctcggtcagtccgatgacgtcgtacttgatcttcttggcttgcatcatcagatcttcgatggccgcttccgatgcaagcgtacgtgcgttataagtacagatcgccatcctagtccttttccgttttggtagcctacatgactcctgcaaccccgtcctacctggcgctaccgtaccaggctttcctccggaatcaggagactcttttctattactgtgttttgttaaaattttgaaacccatgggcaggttgcaagcctctagtcccatgagtttctgggagaactttcgttctcccggtgtggcatgtggagcttatttgttggaggcgactccaaaccgcctcccttgcacctccagtacttgattgcaggcttttggccggaccgacgtgcgggatacaaggatgtcatgagtcagtcctggctcagcgaAACAGCGAGTCCatccctgaatccacctgcgtctctgggcaagcgcaaggtcgcttttggtccgcgtttagccccctatccgccacccggggacgcgccacgtagcctcgcgactaaccggctgtgatccctctagtgagggagatccgtggtccGTGATATCGTTTTGgataccaaaaaaaatcgttagaACCTTTCTATTCTAATGTTCgtcgaaaaagtaa
This window of the Necator americanus strain Aroian chromosome III, whole genome shotgun sequence genome carries:
- a CDS encoding hypothetical protein (NECATOR_CHRIII.G12846.T2) translates to MAICTYNARTLASEAAIEDLMMQAKKIKYDVIGLTETKRRHPLNAVYETGEELFLGTCDSRGVGGVGVLVNTSMAKNIDSFEQLTTRIGRLRMRRCGPIPALTIFVVYAPTSSYEEEEVEAFYMEKFYQEDHAFYKVIVGDFNAKVGPRRTPEELHIGTHGLQWNDQGERLSEFIMTTKTIHGNSQFQKPSSLRWTWESPGGGYRNEIDHIIVNKRFCLTDVGVVPKFYTGSDHRLLRGRFSFTRRAEKAAKFREKIPGLPSTGISRYAGRLLGRFCNGQHRRGI